The following are from one region of the Mesorhizobium sp. B4-1-4 genome:
- a CDS encoding SDR family NAD(P)-dependent oxidoreductase, translating to MPMSFAGRFAGRSAVITGGASGIGLAVAQRIVDEGGRVSVWDRDPAQIDQAKTVVAGLHGMMLDVADAAGVEAAARSTIEALGGIDILVTSAAITGPNMTTWAYSVDDWQRVIDININGVFYCNKALVPHMLERNYGRIVNIASIAGKEGNPNASAYSTSKAAVIGLTKSLGKELAKTKVTVNCVTPAAVRTAIFKQMSQEHIDFMLSKIPMARFGEVEEVAALICWIASEECSFTTAAVFDVSGGRATY from the coding sequence ATGCCTATGAGTTTCGCGGGACGGTTCGCTGGCCGGTCGGCTGTCATCACCGGCGGGGCCTCGGGCATCGGCCTGGCCGTTGCGCAAAGGATCGTCGATGAGGGCGGACGCGTGAGCGTCTGGGATCGTGATCCGGCCCAGATCGATCAGGCGAAAACCGTTGTTGCCGGCCTGCACGGGATGATGTTGGACGTTGCCGATGCGGCCGGCGTGGAGGCCGCCGCACGGTCGACGATCGAGGCGCTTGGCGGCATCGATATCCTGGTCACCAGCGCGGCCATCACCGGGCCGAACATGACGACCTGGGCCTATTCTGTCGACGATTGGCAGAGGGTCATCGACATCAACATCAACGGTGTCTTCTACTGCAACAAGGCGCTCGTGCCGCACATGCTCGAGCGCAATTATGGCCGCATCGTCAACATCGCCTCGATCGCCGGCAAGGAAGGCAATCCCAATGCTTCCGCCTACAGCACGTCGAAGGCGGCGGTGATCGGCCTGACCAAGTCGCTCGGCAAGGAACTGGCCAAGACCAAGGTGACGGTCAATTGCGTGACGCCGGCGGCCGTGCGCACCGCGATCTTCAAGCAGATGAGCCAGGAGCACATCGACTTCATGCTGTCCAAGATACCGATGGCGCGCTTCGGCGAGGTCGAGGAGGTGGCGGCCCTGATCTGCTGGATCGCCTCGGAGGAGTGCTCGTTCACCACGGCTGCCGTCTTCGACGTTTCCGGCGGCCGCGCCACATACTGA
- a CDS encoding GH39 family glycosyl hydrolase has product MGVTFRCDLGVQGEDFPHFWEHTVGSGHATLALRVDWQAQMRRAHDELGFRHVRFHGLLDDDMGTLIDQDDQPLYSFFNADQIFDFLLSIGMRPFVELSFMPTMLSSSGQIIFRYRANVSAPKDYDQWSTLISKLVAHWIDRYGLDEVRQWFFEVWNEPNLDAFGSGRQEDYFKLYAYTAKVIKSVDTKLNVGGPATADNAWIDEFIAYCEQNSLPANFISTHHYPTDAFGIPGDDTETQLSESIRSALRDEARTARLQAGDRPLYYTEWCTSSNPRDSMHDEPYAAAFIVKTVMEARGLVQGYSYWTFSDIFEENYFPSVPFHGGFGLMNLHGIAKPAYRAFETLHQLGTEILFMEGTHSTLDGWCVRDGNSLTVLISNFALPRHPIANETVHVELRNAPQPTAATVRRIDAENANAKALWVTMGRPDYLGAAAVEQLRATSVMQKRRQPVAWHDRTLGFDVAVPPLGVAAIRLEFASLA; this is encoded by the coding sequence ATGGGCGTGACCTTTCGCTGCGATCTCGGCGTTCAAGGCGAGGACTTCCCGCACTTCTGGGAACATACGGTCGGCAGCGGCCATGCGACGCTGGCGTTGCGCGTGGACTGGCAGGCCCAGATGCGCCGGGCGCATGACGAACTCGGCTTTCGTCATGTCCGTTTTCACGGGCTGCTCGATGACGACATGGGCACACTCATCGATCAGGATGACCAGCCGCTCTATTCGTTCTTCAATGCCGACCAGATCTTCGATTTCCTGCTGTCGATCGGCATGCGGCCCTTTGTCGAGCTGAGTTTCATGCCGACAATGCTGTCATCCTCCGGGCAGATCATCTTCCGCTACCGCGCCAATGTCAGCGCGCCGAAGGACTACGACCAATGGTCGACGCTGATTTCGAAACTCGTCGCCCATTGGATCGATCGCTACGGCCTGGACGAAGTGCGGCAATGGTTCTTCGAAGTCTGGAACGAACCCAATCTCGACGCGTTCGGCAGCGGCAGGCAGGAAGATTATTTCAAGCTGTATGCCTATACGGCAAAGGTGATCAAATCCGTGGACACCAAGTTGAATGTCGGCGGACCGGCTACTGCGGACAACGCCTGGATCGATGAGTTCATCGCATATTGTGAGCAGAACAGCCTTCCGGCCAATTTCATCAGCACGCACCATTATCCCACCGATGCCTTCGGCATACCTGGCGACGACACCGAGACCCAGCTTTCGGAAAGCATCAGGAGCGCGTTGCGCGATGAGGCTCGCACCGCTCGCCTGCAGGCGGGCGACCGGCCCCTCTACTACACTGAATGGTGCACCTCCTCGAATCCACGCGATTCGATGCATGACGAGCCCTATGCCGCCGCTTTCATCGTCAAGACGGTGATGGAGGCGAGAGGATTGGTTCAAGGGTACAGCTACTGGACCTTTTCCGATATTTTCGAGGAAAACTATTTTCCATCCGTGCCCTTTCATGGTGGCTTCGGGTTGATGAACCTTCACGGAATTGCCAAACCGGCCTACCGTGCCTTTGAAACGCTGCATCAACTTGGAACGGAAATTCTGTTCATGGAGGGAACCCATTCAACCCTTGATGGCTGGTGCGTCCGTGACGGGAATTCGCTGACCGTGCTGATCTCCAACTTTGCCTTGCCACGGCATCCGATCGCCAACGAGACCGTCCATGTCGAACTCAGGAATGCGCCGCAGCCCACAGCGGCAACCGTTCGGCGGATCGATGCGGAAAATGCCAACGCCAAGGCGCTGTGGGTAACAATGGGGCGACCCGATTATCTGGGCGCGGCAGCGGTCGAGCAGTTGCGTGCGACCTCGGTAATGCAGAAACGGCGCCAACCAGTTGCCTGGCACGACCGCACCCTTGGATTCGACGTGGCCGTTCCTCCCCTGGGAGTCGCGGCCATCAGGCTGGAGTTCGCGTCTCTTGCTTAA
- a CDS encoding mercuric reductase has product MSRERTWAAAFPVDRNDVELIRGAHPPRWKNPEPDGPYNLVVIGAGPAGLTAARDAASLGAKVALIERGLIGGACINVGCIPSKSIIRTARLYADMRDAESFGGDAPRHLHVDFERAMMRMRQIRQRISRADSAETIAAEGIDLYFGEARFGGPDTVMVAGKTLHFRKALVATGAHPSGPAIPGLAEAGYLDNESMFNLTECPQRLLVIGGGPLGCETAQAFRLLGAKVILAQSDPMFLPGEERDAAQILSDALAREGIEVRLNTEVVAVRGEGGRKLSDLVRDGDTTTISVDEIITGVGRSPNVDGLGLEEADVAYDASGIRVDDYLRTTNPHIYAAGDVCLEYKFTHTAEATARIVVRNALFRGRERLSELVVPWCTYTDPEIAHVGLYPAEARLNGIPVKTYTVLMHDVARAVMDGEEEGFVKIHVREGSDRILGATVVASHAGEMINGVTLAIRSGMGLHTLADVIHPFPTQAQGIKMAGDAYRRTRLTSLRRRLAARWLAWSRR; this is encoded by the coding sequence ATGTCGCGTGAACGGACATGGGCCGCCGCCTTTCCTGTCGACCGCAATGACGTCGAACTGATCCGGGGCGCGCATCCGCCGCGCTGGAAGAACCCGGAGCCGGACGGTCCCTACAATCTCGTCGTCATCGGCGCCGGGCCGGCAGGACTCACCGCTGCGCGTGACGCCGCGAGTCTTGGCGCGAAGGTTGCCCTGATCGAGCGCGGGCTGATCGGCGGTGCATGCATCAATGTCGGCTGCATCCCGTCGAAGTCGATCATCCGCACCGCCAGGCTCTATGCCGATATGCGCGATGCCGAGAGCTTCGGCGGTGACGCGCCACGACATCTTCATGTCGACTTCGAGCGGGCCATGATGCGGATGCGGCAGATCCGGCAGCGGATCAGCCGCGCCGATTCGGCCGAGACCATCGCGGCCGAAGGGATCGACCTCTATTTCGGCGAAGCGCGGTTTGGCGGGCCGGATACGGTGATGGTCGCCGGCAAGACGCTGCATTTCAGGAAGGCATTGGTCGCGACGGGCGCGCATCCGAGCGGGCCGGCGATTCCGGGGCTTGCCGAGGCCGGTTATCTCGACAACGAGAGCATGTTCAACCTCACGGAATGCCCCCAGCGGCTCCTGGTCATCGGCGGCGGTCCGCTCGGCTGCGAGACCGCGCAGGCCTTCCGCCTGCTCGGCGCCAAGGTCATCCTGGCGCAAAGCGATCCGATGTTCCTGCCCGGCGAGGAACGCGACGCCGCGCAGATCCTATCAGACGCCTTGGCGCGCGAGGGGATCGAGGTCCGCCTCAACACCGAAGTGGTGGCGGTGCGCGGGGAAGGCGGCAGGAAGCTCTCCGACCTGGTGCGGGACGGCGACACGACCACGATCTCCGTCGACGAGATCATCACCGGCGTCGGCCGTTCGCCCAATGTCGATGGTCTCGGACTGGAAGAGGCCGATGTGGCGTATGACGCCAGCGGCATCAGAGTGGACGACTATCTGAGAACCACGAATCCGCACATCTACGCGGCGGGCGACGTCTGCCTCGAATACAAATTCACCCATACCGCCGAGGCGACGGCGCGCATCGTCGTGCGCAATGCGCTCTTTCGCGGGCGCGAAAGGCTGAGTGAGCTTGTTGTTCCCTGGTGCACCTATACCGATCCGGAGATCGCCCATGTCGGTCTCTATCCCGCGGAGGCGCGCCTGAACGGCATTCCGGTCAAGACCTATACGGTGCTGATGCATGATGTCGCCCGTGCCGTGATGGACGGCGAGGAGGAAGGGTTCGTCAAGATCCATGTCAGGGAAGGCTCCGACCGTATCCTGGGGGCGACCGTCGTCGCCAGCCATGCCGGCGAGATGATCAATGGGGTGACGCTCGCCATCAGGTCGGGTATGGGATTGCATACCCTGGCCGATGTCATCCATCCCTTCCCGACACAAGCGCAAGGCATCAAGATGGCGGGCGACGCCTACAGGCGAACCCGGCTCACCTCCTTGCGCAGGCGCCTTGCGGCGCGCTGGCTGGCATGGTCCAGACGATGA
- a CDS encoding transposase — translation MVRTIAACSVSSSRSGWIRRLFAIRVKQGQCVALADGRLWTIKSLLRRRRKSRSLTTFEASLPDASTALSLAAKWIDGRKGQQGEWLIVMTNSPNAKAAISAYKNRWAVECLFADAKTRGFNMEDTRMTAPDKIDTLTAILAIAVTWAHRCATRTMGLKAIKRKVHGRREKSWFRTGLDALRAWITFAPQNAVRAWQNQFPKRFKIP, via the coding sequence ATGGTTCGAACTATCGCCGCCTGCAGCGTTTCTTCCAGTCGATCCGGCTGGATCAGGCGGTTATTCGCCATTCGCGTCAAGCAGGGCCAGTGCGTTGCCCTGGCCGATGGACGGCTCTGGACGATCAAGTCGCTGCTGCGTCGCCGCCGCAAGAGCCGCAGCCTCACCACCTTCGAAGCCAGCTTGCCCGATGCATCCACCGCTCTGTCCCTAGCTGCCAAATGGATCGACGGCAGAAAAGGCCAGCAAGGCGAATGGCTGATCGTCATGACCAACAGCCCCAACGCCAAGGCGGCAATAAGCGCCTATAAGAACCGTTGGGCCGTCGAATGCCTGTTCGCCGATGCCAAGACACGCGGCTTCAACATGGAAGACACCAGAATGACCGCGCCAGACAAGATCGACACCCTGACCGCCATCCTCGCCATTGCCGTAACCTGGGCCCATCGATGCGCAACTCGAACCATGGGCCTGAAGGCAATCAAGCGAAAGGTCCATGGCCGACGCGAGAAGTCGTGGTTCCGAACCGGCCTCGACGCGCTCAGGGCATGGATCACCTTCGCACCCCAAAACGCCGTCCGCGCCTGGCAAAACCAATTCCCAAAACGCTTCAAAATCCCATGA
- a CDS encoding glycosyltransferase family 4 protein, with the protein MERPGLSSAAGGVKEKRTLVVSYDPAFPAVSGADLRNFRNASLASEYGPVQLASVRPLGSPSKPSNGRLQAVGLTIAEEPRSSSLGWWRIAAENRIPRTALARLLTLVQTFKPDTIIVEGIGLFKLLRPLRPLTKQLVLDMHNVESDLAAQLQHLRLERFRAGFGIRRLERKALSLVDRVWVCSNLDREKLTGLSRHKVPIDVVANGIPKAEDIPEALSAEAATDRGFPVILFIGHLGYPPNVDAAERLAHAILPRIRQALPGAKLVLAGRTPRAAVRALTGLPDVELIENPESVAPLLSAAHLTIIPLKAGGGTRIKILEAMAWGVPVIATPVAAEGLDLVDGDEVLLSATYEGLADMAIGLCLDPERRSRQRVRAHQAAWARFSPQAIREAIRTGLDLDNDGK; encoded by the coding sequence ATGGAACGGCCCGGCCTTTCGTCGGCCGCCGGCGGGGTCAAGGAAAAACGTACCCTGGTCGTCTCTTACGACCCTGCCTTTCCGGCGGTTTCGGGCGCGGATCTGAGGAATTTCCGCAATGCCAGTCTGGCCTCGGAATACGGTCCGGTCCAGCTTGCCTCGGTTCGGCCGCTGGGTAGTCCGTCAAAGCCGTCCAACGGACGCCTCCAAGCCGTTGGGCTGACGATTGCGGAGGAGCCGCGCTCGTCCTCGCTGGGCTGGTGGAGGATAGCGGCGGAGAACCGCATTCCCCGCACGGCACTCGCGCGCCTGCTGACCCTGGTGCAAACCTTCAAACCCGACACGATCATCGTCGAGGGAATCGGCCTGTTCAAACTGCTGCGGCCGTTGCGGCCGCTGACGAAGCAACTCGTCCTCGATATGCATAACGTCGAGTCCGACCTGGCGGCACAGCTGCAGCATCTCCGTCTGGAGCGATTCCGGGCCGGATTTGGCATTCGGCGACTGGAGAGAAAAGCGCTTTCCCTCGTCGACAGGGTCTGGGTCTGCTCGAACCTGGACCGCGAGAAGCTGACGGGCCTGTCCCGGCACAAGGTGCCGATCGATGTCGTTGCGAACGGAATTCCCAAGGCCGAAGACATTCCCGAAGCGCTGTCCGCCGAGGCCGCGACCGATAGGGGGTTTCCGGTGATCCTGTTCATCGGCCATCTCGGCTATCCACCGAACGTCGATGCCGCCGAGCGGTTGGCCCATGCCATACTGCCCCGCATCCGGCAGGCCTTGCCCGGCGCGAAGCTTGTCCTTGCCGGACGTACCCCAAGGGCGGCGGTGCGGGCGCTGACCGGGTTGCCCGACGTGGAACTCATCGAAAATCCCGAAAGCGTGGCACCGCTTTTGTCCGCCGCGCATCTCACCATCATTCCGCTCAAGGCGGGTGGGGGCACGCGCATCAAGATCCTGGAGGCGATGGCCTGGGGCGTGCCGGTGATCGCGACACCGGTGGCGGCCGAGGGTCTGGACCTGGTCGATGGCGACGAGGTGCTGCTGTCGGCCACCTACGAAGGACTTGCCGATATGGCGATCGGACTTTGCCTGGACCCCGAACGCCGGTCGCGGCAGCGCGTGCGCGCGCATCAAGCCGCATGGGCACGGTTTAGCCCGCAAGCGATCCGCGAGGCGATCCGTACCGGTCTTGACCTGGACAATGACGGCAAATGA
- a CDS encoding glucoamylase family protein, which translates to MLKADPAALSDDELLQRYQRAAFGYFLENVNPDNGLVADTSRPNWPASIAVVGFALSCYPIGVERGWMKREAAVELTLAALRFFSASPQGGGEDVTGHKGFYYHFLDMRTGLRVWRCELSMVDTALLMAGILVAGAYFRGDNEREAEIRHLAEVLYRRVDWRWAQGSSPTLRQGWKPKSGFLHYGWEGYNEAIVLYVLSMASPDSPASDDSYEAWTATYQWENIYGHDVLYGGPLFMHQFSHAWIDFAGIRDAFMREKDSDYFENSRRSTYLHRDYARHNPYGFDGYGENLWGLSAGDGPGGFRASVERRTHRFSGYAARGAPFGPDDGTIAPWSYPASLPFAPDICLAALRHLADRYPQVIDNYRLPSGFNPTLANRRKFGGDGWVSEGHYGLDQGIVVTMIENHRSRLIWDLMRCNPHIRRGLGRAGFTGGWLSQPTAPAAGGGDVA; encoded by the coding sequence TTGCTTAAAGCCGATCCCGCCGCGCTGTCCGATGACGAGCTTCTGCAGCGCTACCAGCGCGCCGCCTTCGGCTATTTCCTGGAGAATGTGAACCCCGACAACGGGCTGGTCGCCGATACGTCGCGGCCGAACTGGCCGGCCAGCATCGCCGTCGTCGGCTTCGCGCTCTCCTGCTATCCGATCGGCGTCGAGCGCGGCTGGATGAAGCGCGAGGCGGCGGTGGAATTGACGCTGGCCGCGTTGCGTTTCTTCTCGGCCAGTCCGCAAGGCGGCGGCGAGGACGTCACTGGCCACAAGGGTTTTTACTACCATTTCCTCGACATGCGAACCGGGCTGCGTGTCTGGCGCTGCGAACTGTCGATGGTGGACACCGCCTTGCTGATGGCCGGCATACTGGTGGCGGGCGCCTATTTCCGCGGCGACAATGAACGGGAAGCCGAAATCCGGCACCTGGCCGAAGTGCTCTATCGGCGCGTCGACTGGCGGTGGGCGCAAGGCAGCAGCCCGACCCTGCGGCAAGGCTGGAAGCCGAAGAGCGGCTTTCTCCACTATGGCTGGGAAGGCTACAACGAGGCGATCGTCCTCTATGTGCTGTCGATGGCCTCACCCGACAGCCCGGCCTCCGACGACAGTTACGAGGCCTGGACGGCGACCTACCAGTGGGAAAACATCTATGGCCATGACGTGCTTTATGGCGGGCCGCTGTTCATGCACCAGTTCTCGCATGCCTGGATCGATTTCGCCGGCATCCGCGACGCCTTCATGCGCGAGAAGGACTCGGACTATTTCGAAAACAGCCGCCGCTCGACCTACCTTCACCGCGACTATGCCCGCCACAACCCCTATGGCTTCGATGGCTATGGCGAGAACCTTTGGGGCCTCTCGGCGGGGGACGGGCCTGGCGGCTTCCGCGCCAGCGTGGAGCGGCGTACGCACCGGTTTTCCGGCTATGCCGCGCGCGGCGCGCCTTTCGGTCCGGATGACGGGACGATCGCGCCATGGTCCTATCCGGCGTCACTGCCTTTCGCGCCTGATATCTGCCTGGCTGCGTTGCGCCATCTCGCCGATCGCTACCCGCAGGTGATCGACAATTACCGGCTGCCGAGCGGCTTCAATCCGACATTGGCCAACCGGCGAAAATTCGGCGGCGATGGCTGGGTGTCGGAAGGCCATTACGGGCTCGACCAGGGCATCGTGGTGACGATGATCGAGAACCACCGCTCACGTCTGATCTGGGACTTGATGCGGTGCAATCCGCACATCCGTCGCGGCCTGGGCAGAGCCGGCTTCACGGGCGGCTGGCTGTCGCAGCCGACAGCGCCCGCGGCAGGGGGTGGCGATGTCGCGTGA
- a CDS encoding polysaccharide biosynthesis tyrosine autokinase has translation MNYANFPLDKRMPLPNSDSGDGEDFIDIERLLGMAARQAKVVGVCAIIGLFLGMLYIQTTPPKYQSYASVLIDEGLNKIVDDISAASTTMQTDSAILSQIEILTSTRLAAVVVDKLKLDQNDTFMNPPQSALAQGVDLVRGMIQYFRPSPPMPGVGDISKLDPAARDALIATSRRDYAILKLQNEIRADRVGRSYVIALGYQATDPALATAITKAYADAYLADQLDASFDATERAAVWLQGRLTELRESSQAASLAVEKFRAEHGLSANSDGQLMSDKQLADLNAQLIVAQADTARASARYQQYKTIVDSGSDNAFKDAAISSDQPSSSVISALKTRYLTVAKRQQDVEANFGPQHPQAVALAKEKADISAQIFGELKQLTESYRNEYEVALARETALRANVAAAQGKSSIDNQSQVKLRDLDQKATALTTLYQTFLGRYEEAAQQQSFPVGKIRIISDASTPLSASSPRTIIVLGLSLVLGVLMGAGFGGLNEFNERFFRTGEEVRDRVGLKFLGYLPTIGSKPAKEDKPADGQPDVKAARSPAAIERRARMRVSVDAPASMFAETLRSAKIAFDVVLEGQGSRVIGVISVLPGEGKSTVAANLAGLLAANGARTLLIDGDLRNPGLSRGLGMEADQGLMEAVVSGQTWQSVGKIDRQTKLAIIPAASRGHFSHTSELLSSAGMRRFIENAKETFEYIVVDLPPLGPVVDAKAFAPLVDGFVLVTEWGRTPRAMVRSMLESEPYVANKIVGMVLNKVDLKKLAKYGSFGASEKFFDKYSTYYLDKSEVRSKATV, from the coding sequence ATGAATTATGCCAACTTTCCTCTCGACAAGAGGATGCCATTGCCGAATTCGGATTCAGGAGACGGCGAAGACTTCATCGATATCGAGCGGCTGCTTGGCATGGCCGCACGACAGGCCAAGGTGGTCGGCGTGTGCGCCATCATCGGTCTTTTCCTTGGCATGCTCTATATCCAGACCACGCCGCCCAAATATCAGTCTTACGCCTCGGTGCTCATCGACGAGGGCCTGAACAAGATCGTCGACGACATTTCGGCTGCGTCGACAACGATGCAGACCGACTCCGCCATTCTGAGCCAGATCGAGATTCTGACCTCGACGCGGCTTGCCGCCGTGGTCGTCGACAAGCTCAAGCTGGACCAGAACGATACGTTCATGAACCCGCCCCAGTCGGCGCTTGCCCAGGGCGTCGACCTGGTCCGCGGCATGATCCAGTATTTTCGCCCCAGCCCTCCCATGCCGGGCGTCGGTGACATCAGCAAGCTCGACCCGGCCGCGCGCGACGCGCTGATCGCCACGTCGCGCCGCGACTACGCGATCCTCAAGCTGCAGAACGAGATCCGGGCTGATCGCGTCGGACGAAGCTACGTCATCGCGCTTGGCTACCAGGCGACGGATCCGGCGCTGGCGACAGCGATCACCAAGGCCTATGCCGACGCCTATCTCGCCGATCAGCTCGATGCCAGCTTCGACGCCACCGAGCGTGCGGCGGTCTGGCTGCAGGGCAGGTTAACGGAACTGCGCGAGAGCTCGCAGGCGGCATCGCTCGCGGTCGAGAAATTCAGGGCCGAACACGGACTGTCCGCCAACAGCGACGGCCAGTTGATGAGCGACAAGCAGCTCGCCGACCTGAACGCCCAGCTCATCGTGGCGCAGGCCGATACCGCACGCGCCAGCGCCCGCTACCAGCAATACAAGACGATCGTCGACAGTGGCTCCGACAATGCTTTCAAGGACGCCGCTATATCGAGCGACCAGCCGAGCAGCTCGGTCATATCGGCGCTCAAGACGCGCTACCTCACGGTCGCCAAGCGGCAGCAGGACGTCGAAGCGAATTTCGGACCGCAGCATCCCCAGGCGGTGGCGCTCGCCAAGGAAAAGGCCGACATATCGGCGCAGATATTCGGCGAGCTGAAGCAGCTCACCGAAAGCTATCGCAACGAATATGAGGTGGCGCTGGCGCGCGAGACCGCGCTCAGGGCCAATGTCGCCGCCGCACAAGGCAAGAGTTCCATCGACAACCAGTCGCAGGTCAAATTGCGCGACCTGGATCAGAAGGCGACGGCACTCACCACGCTTTATCAGACGTTCCTCGGCCGCTACGAGGAGGCCGCGCAGCAGCAATCCTTCCCGGTCGGCAAGATCCGCATCATCTCGGATGCCTCGACGCCGCTCTCCGCCTCGAGCCCGCGCACCATCATCGTGCTCGGACTTTCGCTCGTGCTCGGCGTTCTGATGGGCGCCGGCTTCGGCGGCCTCAACGAGTTCAACGAGCGCTTCTTCAGGACCGGCGAGGAAGTGCGCGACCGCGTCGGCCTCAAGTTCCTCGGCTATCTGCCGACCATCGGCAGCAAACCCGCCAAGGAGGACAAGCCAGCCGACGGTCAGCCTGACGTCAAGGCGGCCAGATCGCCGGCGGCCATCGAAAGGCGCGCGCGCATGAGGGTGAGCGTCGACGCTCCGGCATCGATGTTCGCCGAAACGTTGCGCAGCGCCAAGATCGCCTTCGATGTCGTGCTGGAAGGGCAAGGTAGCCGCGTCATCGGCGTCATCTCGGTCCTTCCCGGCGAAGGCAAGTCGACGGTGGCGGCCAATCTCGCCGGGCTGCTTGCCGCCAACGGCGCCAGGACGCTGCTCATCGACGGTGACCTGCGCAATCCGGGCCTCAGCCGCGGCCTTGGCATGGAGGCCGACCAGGGGCTGATGGAAGCGGTGGTGAGTGGCCAGACCTGGCAGTCGGTCGGCAAGATCGACCGGCAGACCAAGCTGGCCATCATCCCAGCCGCGTCGCGCGGGCACTTCTCGCACACCAGCGAGCTGCTTTCCTCGGCCGGGATGCGGCGCTTCATCGAGAACGCCAAGGAGACGTTCGAATACATTGTCGTCGACCTGCCGCCGCTCGGGCCGGTTGTCGACGCTAAGGCCTTCGCGCCACTCGTCGATGGCTTCGTGCTGGTCACCGAGTGGGGGCGCACGCCGCGCGCCATGGTGCGGTCGATGCTGGAATCCGAACCCTATGTCGCCAACAAGATCGTCGGGATGGTGTTGAACAAAGTCGACCTGAAGAAGCTGGCCAAATACGGATCGTTCGGGGCCTCGGAGAAATTCTTCGACAAATACTCGACCTACTATCTCGACAAGTCGGAAGTGCGCAGCAAGGCAACCGTCTAG
- a CDS encoding O-antigen ligase family protein, whose translation MKIPKSLLVDPQKNSVYGSFAVAVSIWAFSYSVIFGQMMILAYYAVWLPLILVDYRRFLRQLSSAWLPLLFAAYICSSVFWSQAPGITARTAVQYFSHIACAYVAARTVSVRTLTIGALIGIFVVLLYSLKVGGYSEDVLDGTYNFVGAFASKNQIGFVSSLGIYFSVVFLAFLRRGRLSFILAMPVVLLSGYLLAISHSATSVASIPAVLALIALLAMSKLLSRRYRRVIVLVGAGLIGVVAIVALNLGLMDFVLGIFGKDSTLTGRTYLWEQGWSAVQKSPILGVGYAAYWVQGFAEAERLWNEFYITARSGFHFHNTYIEALVELGFVGAVMISLIILRTLLGHLAAVVLRTWQPEPVVLAGVMVLLLIRSFVEVDILSPYIMGSFLLYYSFFKLAPVPVMQRRRVPVGPAEAKPAQG comes from the coding sequence ATGAAGATCCCAAAATCCCTGCTGGTCGATCCCCAGAAGAACTCGGTCTATGGCAGCTTTGCCGTGGCGGTCTCTATCTGGGCGTTTTCCTACTCCGTGATTTTCGGCCAGATGATGATCCTGGCCTACTACGCCGTCTGGCTGCCGCTCATCCTCGTTGACTACCGGCGGTTTCTGCGGCAACTGTCCAGCGCCTGGCTGCCGCTGCTGTTCGCGGCCTATATCTGCTCCTCCGTCTTCTGGTCGCAGGCGCCCGGCATCACCGCGAGGACCGCCGTCCAGTATTTTTCCCATATCGCCTGTGCCTACGTGGCCGCGCGCACCGTCAGCGTGCGCACCCTGACGATCGGTGCGTTGATCGGGATCTTCGTCGTCCTGCTTTATTCGCTGAAGGTCGGGGGCTATTCCGAGGACGTCCTCGACGGCACCTACAATTTCGTTGGCGCCTTTGCGTCCAAGAACCAGATCGGGTTCGTCTCCTCGCTCGGCATCTATTTTTCCGTGGTGTTCCTCGCCTTTCTGCGGCGCGGACGGCTGAGCTTCATCCTGGCGATGCCCGTGGTGCTGCTGTCGGGCTACCTTCTGGCCATCTCGCATTCGGCCACCTCGGTAGCCTCGATACCGGCGGTCCTGGCGTTGATCGCGCTTCTTGCCATGAGCAAGCTTCTGTCACGGCGCTATCGCCGGGTGATTGTCCTGGTCGGCGCCGGGCTGATCGGGGTGGTTGCCATTGTCGCCTTGAACCTCGGACTCATGGACTTCGTGCTTGGCATCTTCGGCAAGGATTCGACGCTCACCGGGCGGACATATCTGTGGGAGCAGGGCTGGAGCGCCGTGCAGAAATCTCCGATCCTCGGCGTTGGTTATGCCGCCTATTGGGTGCAGGGTTTCGCCGAGGCCGAGCGGCTGTGGAATGAGTTCTACATCACCGCCCGCAGCGGGTTCCATTTCCACAACACCTATATCGAAGCCCTGGTCGAGCTCGGCTTTGTCGGCGCGGTGATGATCTCGCTGATCATCCTGCGCACGCTCCTTGGTCACCTCGCGGCCGTGGTTCTCAGGACATGGCAGCCCGAGCCTGTGGTGCTGGCCGGCGTGATGGTGCTGCTCCTGATCCGTTCCTTCGTCGAGGTCGACATTCTCAGCCCCTACATCATGGGGTCGTTTCTGCTGTACTACAGCTTCTTCAAGCTCGCGCCGGTGCCGGTCATGCAGCGTCGACGGGTTCCAGTTGGACCTGCCGAAGCAAAACCCGCACAAGGTTGA